A part of Ziziphus jujuba cultivar Dongzao chromosome 8, ASM3175591v1 genomic DNA contains:
- the LOC125420294 gene encoding uncharacterized protein LOC125420294: MIILRNMINFVSFYQGLHTCSFPLLTTLIVSQCMKLKVIAPEFFNVQETHGSVDIDTLYGRFRIRYNASGIEYYVGELILEGLPKLTQLMDESSQDHTSFQNFIILRVRDCNMLKNLVPSSISFQNLEMLTVSRCHGMLNLISSQTAKSMNRLKEMKISACQRLTEIISDQLEGDHDTESGEIVLSGLKTLEIYMLPSLTSFNLGKYMIGFPELESLVVNGCSEMQCFSVHGIISTPKLNELRLDGKTTKRVDNNTIDINSIIKHHFKNQAGYCGD; encoded by the exons ATGATAATACTCCGAAACATGATCAACTTTGTGAGTTTCTATCAAGGACTTCATACCTGTAGTTTTCCTTTATTAACAACTTTAATTGTCAGCCAGTGTATGAAACTGAAGGTTATTGCTCCGGAGTTCTTCAACGTTCAAGAAACGCATGGCTCTGTGGACATA GATACATTATATGGACGATTTAGAATCCGATACAATGCTAGTGGAATAGAATATTATGTAGGAGAGTTAATTCTAGAAGGATTGCCAAAGTTGACGCAGTTGATGGATGAGAGCTCGCAGGACCATACttcctttcaaaattttataattttacgaGTTCGGGATTGTAACATGTTGAAGAACTTAGTCCCATCCTCAATatcatttcaaaatttagaaatGCTGACAGTCTCTCGGTGCCATGGAATGCTAAATTTAATATCTTCCCAAACTGCCAAAAGCATGAACCGTCTGAAAGAGATGAAGATAAGTGCTTGCCAAAGATTGACGGAAATTATCTCAGATCAGCTGGAAGGTGATCATGATACAGAAAGTGGTGAAATTGTTTTGAGCGGATTGAAAACTTTGGAAATTTATATGCTACCAAGCCTCACAAGCTTCAATTTAGGGAAATATATGATAGGATTTCCAGAGTTGGAAAGTCTAGTTGTAAATGGGTGCTCTGAGATGCAATGTTTCTCTGTTCATGGTATTATAAGCACCCCAAAACTGAATGAACTTCGACTGGATGGTAAGACAACCAAGAGAGTCGACAACAACACCATAGATATTAATAGCATCATAAAACATCACTTCAAGAACCAAGCAG GTTATTGTGGAGACTAA
- the LOC125421339 gene encoding uncharacterized protein LOC125421339, whose amino-acid sequence MGWGILKKTRELQDARVKVHSLIDELKDRALLLDGDEHHTVKMHDIIRDVAISIARKSHFYCFTDDSEVRCLENEVLQKSKVILPLYGNVAELLREGLEYKQLKLIWLQQREASQIPDKFFEITKNLRVLYLGSNERLEKLPSSLCSLRHLRTLILSCQNVEDISMIGGLKNLEILDLSACGIEELPREVGKLPCLRMLDLRGCTQLKIIQPDVISNLKSLEELYVVNSFSDWDGQVQGVNGDQRNASLDELKLLKRLTTLHLKIVDIEVLPKDLFRSIELKQYQISIGCPLTDMLIDYSSRCLELRLDENKLLDDYGLERLLASTQTLCLDGLQGARNVVYELDKDGFPDLKQFKLKDNRTIQCFVKSTEQIHACSVFENLETLQLDNLENLQKISDGKLTKESFKRLRIIKVSNCNVLKNLLPFPMSKLEKIKIEDCGMMEEIVSDHEEEEHMSKEVIGDFPQLRSLKLKNVPRLKSFCSKLKKIQRSEKGKQPMDVDNSVKTLLSGKLVFLPVLEELELFNCNDLTRIWDDQTLPSSAYFHNLTNLRVEYCHSLEYLFSSAVIYDLGRLTTFSSEIDIDFPVLTKLCMEYCPEFSTFISKSEDEKLLSLFNEKVAFPSLKNLEIRAMNKLRMIANNADVFCKLEKLQIFHCNNVMKIFGSGMQRALGSIRSLDISFCDMLEEVFEMRTSSFEEITHDTISAQLIHLSLSYLPKLRYVWNKDPQGTITFTHLEDVVVMECPSLKSIFPLSIAKGLSKLRKLSLFFCGIEQIVEAVRTTVPVPPEFVFPLLEEIELEFMKNLVRFYPGPHTSIWPSLTSLVLKSCEKVKVLASELSRFQEELAHNDHDDSPITLVPLFLTKVIHFPQLRSIELSDCLNMKEIVRTSEKMNKMPFPKLDYLGIKNLGRLTTFSSEIYIDFPVLTKLFMENCPQFSTFISKSREEKQPSLFNEKVAFPSLKKLQIRAMNNLKMIANNTDAFCTLEELGIFSCDNVMKIFGSGKQRALGSLRKLDIRSCDILEEVFEIQTSSFEEITHDTVSAPLICLILSDLPKLRYVWKNDPHGAITFTHLEDVVVMECPSLKSIFPLSIAKDLSKLRKLFLSFCGIEQIVEAVGTTVSVPPEFVFTQLEEMKLYHLENLACIYPGLHTSSWPSLTTLVVKKCEKVKVLEFSCFQHKRVHHDHDNSPIPQVPLFFTKFDSFPNLKQLELLECNLERAWDGELLPKSPSFSKLTSLHVRGCGFLKNLFSSAVAANSKQLQSLKITDCKLIEEVMSKNGKVDKVEFTGLKLLNFKNLPNLVSFSTEIFTEFPLLTEVSINRCPMFKSFVSKLEDKDCATMTSLFNDKVAFPSLQSVEIKGLVELKMIWQYRLKETPQSKKVGNK is encoded by the exons ATGGGCTGGGGGATACTCAAAAAGACACGTGAATTGCAAGACGCTAGAGTTAAAGTCCACAGTTTGATTGATGAACTAAAAGATCGTGCACTGTTGTTGGATGGTGACGAACACCATACAGTCAAAATGCACGATATCATTCGTGACGTTGCCATATCAATTGCAAGAAAAAGTCATTTCTATTGTTTTACAGATGATTCTGAGGTAAGATGCCTTGAAAATGAagttcttcaaaaatcaaaggTGATTTTACCACTTTACGGTAATGTGGCCGAGCTACTTCGTGAAGGGTTGGAATATAAACAGCTTAAGTTAATTTGGTTGCAGCAAAGGGAAGCTTCCCAAATCCcagataaattttttgaaatcacAAAAAATCTTAGAGTTCTGTATCTGGGTTCTAATGAACGTTTAGAAAAATTACCTTCATCTTTATGTTCTCTGCGACATCTCCGTACATTGATTTTGAGTTGCCAGAATGTGGAAGACATATCTATGATTGGAGGGCTCAAAAACTTGGAAATTCTTGACCTTTCAGCGTGTGGCATCGAGGAATTACCAAGAGAAGTCGGAAAACTTCCTTGTTTACGCATGTTAGATTTGCGTGGATGCACTCAACTTAAAATCATTCAACCCGATGtcatatcaaatttgaaatcatTAGAAGAGTTGTATGTGGTGAATAGTTTTAGCGATTGGGATGGTCAAGTTCAAGGAGTCAACGGGGACCAAAGAAATGCCAGTCTTGATGagctaaaacttttgaaacGGCTGACCactttacatttaaaaatagTTGACATCGAGGTGCTGCCAAAAGACCTATTCAGATCCATAGAATTGAAACAGTATCAGATTTCTATAGGATGTCCATTGACTGACATGCTCATTGATTATTCTTCAAGATGTTTGGAACTCAGACTTGACGAAAACAAACTATTAGATGACTATGGTCTTGAAAGATTGTTGGCGAGCACTCAAACGTTGTGTTTAGATGGATTGCAAGGTGCGCGTAATGTTGTCTATGAATTAGACAAAGATGGTTTTCCAGATTTAAAGCAGTTTAAACTGAAAGACAATCGGACGATCCAGTGCTTTGTTAAGTCGACGGAGCAAATTCATGCTTGTAGCGTGTTTGAAAACTTGGAAACATTACAGCTTGACAATTTGGAAAATCTGCAGAAGATATCTGATGGGAAACTCACAAAAGAATCATTTAAAAGATTGAGAATTATAAAGGTAAGTAATTGTAACGTGCTGAAGAATCTTCTGCCATTCCCCATGAGTAAGCTcgagaaaattaaaatagaagatTGCGGCATGATGGAGGAGATAGTTTCCGatcatgaagaagaagaacacatGAGCAAGGAAGTTATTGGCGACTTTCCTCAATTACGCTCCTTGAAGTTGAAAAATGTTCCAAGGCTTAAAAGTTTCTGCTCcaaattgaagaaaattcaaAGGTCTGAAAAGGGGAAGCAACCAATGGATGTAGATAATTCTGTAAAGACTCTGCTTAGTGGGAAG TTGGTTTTTCTTCCTGTTTTGGAGGAATTGGAATTGTTCAATTGCAATGATTTAACAAGAATATGGGATGATCAGACTCTACCAAGCTCTGCTTATTTTCACAACTTAACAAACTTGCGCGTGGAATACTGCCATTCATTGGAATATCTATTTTCATCTGCTGTG ATTTATGATCTTGGACGCCTCACAACATTCTCCTCTGAAATTGACATCGACTTTCCTGTTTTAACTAAACTCTGCATGGAATACTGCCCGGAATTTTCGACTTTCATTTCCAAGTCTGAAGATGAAAAGCTGCTATCTCTCTTCAATGAAAAG GTTGCATTCCCCAGCTTAAAGAATTTGGAAATTAGAGCCATGAATAAGTTGAGGATGATAGCCAATAATGCAGACGTATTTTGTAAATTGGAGAAGTTGCAAATTTTTCACTGCAACAATGTAATGAAGATATTCGGATCCGGTATGCAAAGAGCACTCGGCAGTATAAGAAGTTTGGACATAAGTTTTTGTGACATGTTGGAAGAAGTATTTGAAATGCGAACATCGAGTTTTGAAGAAATTACACACGACACAATATCAGCTCAGTTGATTCATTTGAGCCTCTCTTATTTACCAAAGTTGAGGTATGTGTGGAACAAAGATCCTCAAGGAACGATTACCTTCACACACCTTGAGGATGTTGTAGTTATGGAATGTCCAAGTCTGAAATCAATCTTTCCACTTTCCATTGCCAAAGGTCTTTCCAAACTTCGAAaactatctctttttttttgtgggatagaacaaattgttgaagctgtaaGGACTACTGTACCAGTACCACCTGAGTTTGTATTCCCTCTATTGGAAGAAATAGAAttggaatttatgaaaaatcttGTAAGATTTTATCCTGGACCGCACACCTCTATTTGGCCTTCATTAACAAGTCTAGTTTTAAAGAGCTGTGAGAAAGTGAAGGTTTTGGCTTCGGAATTATCCCGCTTTCAAGAAGAGCTTGCGCATAATGATCATGATGATAGTCCAATCACACTAGTACCATTATTTCTCACCAAGGTGATCCATTTTCCACAACTCAGATCCATTGAATTAAGTGATTGTTTGAATATGAAAGAAATAGTGAGAACTAGTGAAAAGATGAATAAGATGCCATTTCCGAAGTTAGATTATCTGGGGATTAAAAATCTTGGACGCCTCACAACATTCTCCTCTGAAATTTACATCGACTTTCCAGTTTTAACTAAACTTTTCATGGAGAACTGCCCTCAATTTTCTACTTTCATTTCCAAGTCTAGAGAAGAAAAGCAACCATCTCTCTTCAACGAAAAG GTTGCATTCCCCAGCTTAAAGAAATTGCAAATTAGAGCCATGAATAACTTGAAGATGATAGCCAATAATACAGATGCATTTTGTACTTTGGAGGAGTTAGGAATTTTTAGCTGCGACAATGTAATGAAGATATTTGGATCCGGTAAGCAAAGAGCACTCGGCAGTCTAAGAAAGTTGGACATAAGATCGTGTGACATCTTAGAAGAGGTATTTGAAATCCAAACATCAAGTTTTGAAGAAATCACACACGACACGGTATCAGCTCCGTTGATCTGTTTGATTCTCTCTGATTTACCGAAGTTGAGGTATGTGTGGAAAAATGATCCTCATGGAGCTATTACCTTCACTCACCTTGAGGATGTTGTAGTTATGGAATGTCCAAGTCTGAAATCAATCTTTCCACTTTCCATTGCCAAAGATCTCTCCAAACTTCGAaaactatttctttctttttgtgggATAgaacaaattgttgaagctgtgggAACTACAGTGTCCGTACCGCCTGAGTTTGTATTCACTCAATTGGAAGAAATGAAATTGTACCATTTGGAAAATCTCGCGTGTATCTATCCAGGATTGCATACCTCAAGTTGGCCTTCATTAACGACTCTAGTTGTGAAGAAATGTGAGAAAGTGAAGGTTTTGGAATTCTCCTGCTTTCAACATAAGCGTGTGcatcatgatcatgataataGTCCAATCCCACAAGTACCATTATTTTTCACCAAG TTTGATTCTTTTCCCAACTTAAAGCAGTTGGAACTGTTGGAATGCAATTTGGAGAGGGCATGGGATGGCGAGCTTCTGCCAAAGTCTCCTTCTTTTAGTAAGTTAACAAGTTTGCATGTGAGAGGGTGTGGGTTTTTGAAGAATCTATTTTCATCAGCTGTAGCTGCGAATTCCAAACAACTTCAATCTCTCAAGATAACAGATTGTAAGTTGATTGAAGAAGTAATGAGTAAGAATGGAAAGGTGGATAAGGTGGAATTCACTGGACTAAAACTTCTCAACTTCAAAAATCTTCCAAACCTCGTGTCATTCTCGACTGAAATTTTCACTGAGTTTCCACTGTTAACTGAAGTTTCCATAAATAGATGCCCTATGTTTAAGTCTTTTGTTTCGAAATTGGAAGATAAGGATTGCGCCACAATGACATCTCTGTTCAATGACAAG GTAGCATTCCCCAGCTTGCAAAGTGTAGAAATTAAAGGCTTGGTTGAATTGAAGATGATATGGCAGTACAGACTCA AGGAGACTCCACAATCTAAAAAGGTTGGAAATAAGTGA